The following proteins come from a genomic window of Malus sylvestris chromosome 4, drMalSylv7.2, whole genome shotgun sequence:
- the LOC126619441 gene encoding uncharacterized protein LOC126619441, producing MAKSKEKTRTKPKSKSHLPHAKTLLVQSLFLSDDDAKTKVKAKSNYKFGAKPKSKYRVRSGAVEKPRREVLHIQRPNHEKQKCLLKDVGDSKAQLQIEGRAEQVELNFGRCRVCRKENEHFSSACPYWNGVPPGAIVGDGYGVVCGLFDRRLYKNPNRCAHPGGSSKGRLIVAYCNYCRDIGLHWSEKCPERPKDKPYKPLFISSSKPKLLKKTY from the exons ATGGCCAAATCCAAAGAAAAAACTAGAACCAAACCGAAATCCAAGTCTCACCTCCCTCACGCTAAAACCCTACTTGTgcaatctctctttctctctgacGACGACGCCAAGACAAAAGTGAAAGCCAAATCCAATTACAAATTCGGAGCCAAACCCAAATCCAAGTATCGTGTGAGATCCGGGGCCGTGGAGAAACCCCGACGAGAAGTCCTCCATATCCAGAGACCTAATCATG aaaaacaaaaatgtttactAAAAGACGTTGGAGACTCAAAGGCTCAACTCCAGATCGAGGGAAGAGCTGAACAAGTAGAACTTAATTTCGGGCGCTGTAGAGTTTGCCGTAAGGAAAATGAGCACTTCAGTTCTGCCTGCCCATATTGGAATGGTGTCCCACCGGGCGCTATTGTTGGCGATGGTTATGGTGTAGTTTGTGGTCTTTTTGATCGTAGACTCTACAAAAACCCCAACCGTTGTGCCCACCCTGGTGGTTCCTCGAAGGGACGTCTTATTGTCGCATATTGTAACTACTGTAGGGATATTGGTCTCCACTGGTCGGAAAAGTGTCCTGAACGTCCCAAGGACAAACCATATAAACCTCTATTCATCTCATCCTCTAAGCCGAAGCTGCTGAAGAAAACATATTGA
- the LOC126619439 gene encoding uncharacterized protein LOC126619439 — MAKSKEKTRTKPKSKSHLPHAKTLLVQSLFLSDDYAKTKVKAKSNDKFGAKPKSKYRVRSGAVEKPRREVLHIQRPNHEKQKCLLKDVGDSKAQLQIEGRAEQEDRNFGRCRVCRKENEHFSSACPYWNGVPPGAIVGDGYGVFCGLFTRRLYKNPNRCAHPGGSSNGRLIVAYCNYCRNSGLHWSEKCPERPKDKPYKPLRPKDKPYKPLFISSSKPKLLKKTY; from the exons ATGGCCAAATCCAAAGAAAAAACTAGAACCAAACCGAAATCCAAGTCTCATCTCCCTCACGCTAAAACCCTACTTGTgcaatctctctttctctctgacGACTACGCCAAGACAAAAGTGAAAGCCAAATCCAATGACAAATTCGGAGCCAAACCCAAATCCAAGTATCGTGTGAGATCCGGGGCCGTGGAGAAACCCCGACGAGAAGTCCTCCATATCCAGAGACCTAATCATG aaaaacaaaaatgtttactAAAAGACGTTGGAGACTCAAAGGCTCAACTCCAGATCGAGGGAAGAGCTGAACAAGAAGATCGTAATTTCGGGCGCTGTAGAGTTTGCCGTAAGGAAAATGAGCACTTTAGTTCTGCCTGCCCATATTGGAATGGTGTCCCACCGGGCGCTATTGTTGGCGATGGCTATGGTGTATTTTGTGGTCTTTTTACTCGTAGACTCTACAAAAACCCCAACCGTTGTGCCCACCCTGGTGGTTCCTCGAATGGACGTCTTATTGTCGCATATTGTAACTACTGTAGGAATAGTGGTCTCCACTGGTCGGAAAAGTGTCCTGAACGTCCCAAGGACAAACCATATAAACCTCTACGTCCCAAGGACAAACCATATAAACCTCTATTCATCTCATCCTCTAAGCCGAAGCTGCTGAAGAAAACATATTGA